Genomic segment of Saprospira sp. CCB-QB6:
AAGACGAGATTGGCCTCTGTGCCATAATCATTTTTATAGGCCAAAAGGAAGTTGGCCGAATAAGGCGACTGGCCAAACATGGGGCGGCTATCCTTAGCATCGGCTACAGTAGCGCGAATTTCCGCTAACTCTAAAGGATCAATTTTGGTCTCTGAATAGATATAGGCAAAATTAGCTGCCAAGCTAAAGCTCTTGAGTGGAGCGGCAATAAAGCCTAAGTTTTTGCGCAGCTCTAGCTCCAAACCTAAAATTTGGGCCTCTTCTACATTACGAAAAGTAATCTCTGAGTTGGGTGCCGTGGGATTAAACGTGCGTTCGATAGGATTATAAAACTGCTTGAAAAAAGCAGTAACCGAAATCAATTCTGCAAAGCTGGGATAAAATTCATAGCGCAGATCAATATTATCGGCTAGGCTGCGCTGCAAATTGGGATTACCCGCCAAGAGATAGCCCCCATCTACATCAAAGTTGGTATAAGGCGCCAACTCTCTAAAACTAGGGCGGGCCAAGGTTCTAGAATAGGCGAAGCGCAACTTCATTTTATCATTCAACTCATAATTGAGGCTAAGGGCTGGCAAGAGGTCCAAATTTTCGAGCAAAGGAGAAGATTGGTCCAAATGCAAAGAATCAATAGCTTGTAGACTAGGATCTAGTGAAAGCATACTCAAGCGCGTTTGCTCCATTCTTAGGCCCGTAACCAAGCGCAACTTTTTAGTTAGGGGCAGTTCGGTCATGAGGTAGAGGCCCAAAACATCTTGTTGGGCATCATAGCTATTTTGGAGGTCAATATCAGAATCGGCATACAGACCTTGGCCATTATTGGCCCATTGGTTTTCGCCTGCATCATATTGGACCAATTGTTCTTCTGCAAAATAATCACTCAAATTGCCATTGAAGGGTACAATCCCCGATTGCTGAAAGACAATGCGGTTTTCTCTAAAGACTCTGGCCTTTCTATTATAGCTAGCTCCTGCCATCAGCTTAGCCGAAAGGCCATTCCATTGTTTGTAGGGCAAGCTAAAATCAACTCGGTTGGACCAAGTACTTTCATTCATTTCTCGATAGAAGCGGCTAGGGCTATTATCACTACTTAACTTTAAAAAATAGCGATCTTGATCAGGGCGATAGCGATAAGTAAAATAGCGCAGGTCGGGCTCATCTTGAGCAGAAAGTGAATAAGCGCTTTGCCATTTGATCTCTAGGTTTTTCCATTTAGGGATGAAATGTTTTCCGCCTAATTGGTAACTCCCTAAACTGCGCTCTAAAAACCGCCATGACTGGCTAATAAAGACATCATCGGGATCATCTCTAAATTTGGTTCCTTTTGCATAGCGGGCGGTAGAGGTTGCACTTTGGTTGCGCAAAACAGTTAGGCGAAGCTGATTATTTTTATTCAATTTATAGCTAGCGCCTAGCATGGCTCCCCAAAGCGTTTCATCTCGGCCCAGCTGCTCCTCCAATTGAAGCTGAGAAGTGAGGCGATTAGTCGTTTGGCTATTGCCGCCCAATTCATAAATTCCATAATTTCCGTTGGTATAGCCGCTAGCCTGCTGGCTATAACTGAGTGAGGCAATAAAGCCCAGTGGTTTCCCAAAAAGCTTAGTTTGATTGCCAATAGAAAAAGACGCCCGGCTATTGAGGAAGCGGCTACGGCCCGACTGTTCCCAGTTATTGGCAAAGCTGCGGCTAGCTGCAGCAATCGTCTGTGCATCTGCTGCATTAAAGTTGGCGGAGCTATTGGGTTCAAATTCGGGTAATTGGCCCTCTTCAATATTGGGGATAGTAGCTGGTAATTGGCGAAGACCATCATCAAATCCGAGTAGGTCTGTGCTACTGCCCGCATAGCTATTCAAATTGGGATTGAAGCTAGAGACCGTATTATAAGAAGTAGACCAACTCGCATTGATACTAAAGAGCTCTGGAAAATCCTTGGTCTCAATATCAATATAGCCCCCAGTAAAATCTCCATAAAGATTAGGGCTAAAAGATTTATAGACGAGGATATTATCAATGAGGCTAGCGGGAAAAAGGTCCATTTGGACCGAGTTTCGGTTAGGGTCTAGGCTGGGGATTTCGGCCCCATTTAGTGTAGTTTTGCTATAGCGATCGCTTAGTCCACGCACATATACATATTTGCCTCCTTCAACGGTAACCCCTGTAATTCGGCGCATAGCGGCGGCGGCATCATTATCTCCTGTTTTTTTGATTTCTGCGGCTGAAACCCCATCTAAAACTTGAGACGATTGTCTTTTGATGGTCAGCAAAGCATTAGCTGTATTGCGAATTTGTTTGGCTTCAACAACCACTTCATCTTGGGCCAAGGCCTCCTCTTGAAGAGAAAAATCGATTTGAAAATTTTGCCCTACCTCAAGACTAATACCTTCTACGGTTTGAGTCGTAAAGCCCAAATAAGAGCATTGCAACTTATAGCTCCCTGCTTGCAGGTTTGGAATGCGGTATTGTCCTTCAAAATCGGTAATTACGCCAACATTGAGATCGGGTAGGAAAACAGTGGCCCCAATTACGGGATAACCAGAACTAGCTTCTATAACCTTGCCTGTAATACTGGCCAGATTGCTATTTTCTTGAGCTTGGGTAAGACCCAGGCTAATAAAAAGCAGGGAAATGATAAGTAAAAATTGTTTCATAATCAATGCTATTGAAGAAAACGGAAAGGATATCTTACGGTGGGCAGGGCGCGAAGCGCAGAGCTTTCATTTGGCCTAGCGATGTGAAAGGGGGCGGCGCAGCCGCAGACCAAGGCCGTTAGGCCGCAGGGCCGAGCGAATAGCGAGCCCTGAAACGTAGCGCCTGCCGCAGGCAGGAGGCCCCAAAAAATCATAAAAAAAGCCCAGCGCCTAAAAGACGCTGAGCCTATGAAAAAACTGACTTAGTTGGATGTGCGGAAGATGTTGCTCGCATTGATGTTGTGGAAGAAACAGCCCTCAATTTTGAGGTTACCATCTTGCCATTGTTTGTAGCTATCTTGTTCTTGACCGATCAGGTCTTCGATATCAATGCCGCGATCAAAACCGCTGAAAATCGAGTTGTAATATTGTCCGCCGGCATTGTCACGGAAAGTGACGGCGCGGCTATTGGGATTGCCCACAAAAGTGGCGTTGGCAAAAATGGGCGTAGCGTAGGGCGTGGCCGTTTCGGGATTGGTTCCGCCATCATGTTCCCCTCCGCGGTCGGCATCATCATTGGGATTTTCATTTTGGTGTACGATCACAAACTGGTTGCGGCCGCGGTAGCCTTCGTCATAATCTAGGGCATCATCGGCGCAGTAAGCAGAGATCAGGTATTTGGCATCTACTGTTCCGCCAAACCATTCGATTCCATCATCCTTATTGCCGATAATTTCGACATATTCGATAGTCGTTCCGTTGCCTACTCCGCCAAGCGTAAGGCCGTTGATTTCGTTATCGGCGCCAATATTTGAGCCGCCATGACGAATAGAAACATAGCGAATTACGCCAGAATTATCATTGTCTAGGGTTCCGCCATAAAGGCCACGGCTTTCCGAGCTGGGAATCCCTTCAATTTGAGTTTCGCCAGGAGTAGAATTGAGGCTAGCTTTCCCTAAAACGATCAGGCCACCCCAGCGGGCGCGTTCGGTAGCGGCAGTTCCGCCTTGGTCGCCTTCAAAAGTGAAAATAATTGGTTCGGCGGCGGTACCTTCGGCTATCAATTTACCTCCACGGGCCACAATAAGGGCCGAAGCATCGGCGCCAGAACCTGCTTTACCTTGGATAATTGTCCCTTTTTCGATGAAGAGTGTTTGGCCATCGCCAACAAAGACAAAACCGTCCAGTACATAGGTGGTATCATTGCTCCAGTAAACCGAATCTGCTGCATTTTGCAAAAGGCTGTCGCTAATAGTTTGAAGAGGGCGACTGCTGGGCAAAGCGGCAGAAGTTGTGTTGCCCGCTACAATTCGGCTATAAAACGACCAGCCATCGTACCAAGCTGTGCCGTTGGGGTCCACGGCCCCTTTAAAGTTCGTAGATACAAACCAGCTATTATTCAATACGGCCTGCGTACCAAAATTGACGCTGCTTGCGGGCAAAATCGAGTTGCTCTGGAAGATGTTCGCGCTAGTATCGACTAGGTTATTGGCGGTTCCAAAATAGCTAGACACAAAAGCATCATCTTGCAAAGAAGCGTTAATCGTTTGCTCCTCTTCGCCATTCAAAGTTTCTTCAATACTGCGGTAAGCCAACTTAATAAACTCGATACTACCGTTGCTCGCCCCTTCTAGGTAATAGCTGCCGTCAGCTTCCGAGCTAGTGCTGGCGATTTCGGCCCCATCCAGATCGTAAACCGTCACGGTCACGCCCGCTAGCGCATCGCCCTGGCTATCGGTTAGGGTACCAGAGATGCCCGAATTGGCCTCATCTTTTTTACAGGCCGTAAAAAGCAGGCTGCTCAGCAGCAGCAAGAAAGAGAGAATGCGAAGATGTTTCATGAAGTAAAATTTGGAGTTGAGAAAAGTCAATCTAATGCTTGGGGGGACCATTTGCCTGCAAAGGAAGTCTTTTCTCTTTAACTAGTCGTTAATTGCCTATTATCTTTAATTGGGTAAAATTGCCAAAACAATATTCTGCTTAACAACTAATTAAGCTTCACTTCATTTGAAATAAACCTAATTCTCATTTAAAGTTAATCTAGTTTATGTAACCTTTTTTGGGGCCTGCCGCCTTTGGCGGCCGGGCCCTTTCAGGGCTCGCTATTCGCTCGGCCCTTCGGCGGCTTTGCCGCCTTGGTCTGGCCGTTGGCCACCCTTACAGGCCCCTAGGCCATTCTGGGCTTCGCCCAGAATTCTAGACGCAGTAGCTGGACAAAAAAAGGAGCCCCGCAATTGCGGGGCTCCTTGGGGAGAATTCTATAAACTAACCACATTTATCTCAAGGCTCTAAAATAGCCTTCTACTCGCTTTTTATAGTAAGGTTTCAGATTAGGCGAAACCGTACGGAAGAGTTCAACCTGTCCTTCTCTTTGTTTGAGATATTCCTCCATAGCGGGAGGCATATTTTTGGGCAAGTTTTCATCTGGGCGTTCGGCTCGTCTTTGGTCATCGTATTCTCTTTCTCTTTGGGCCTTTTCATGTTCGAGCATACGGGTCAAAATATCTTGTTGACGTTTGTTGATATCGGCGGGGAGGCGCTTATTCACTAAGTCGGTTTCCACCTTATCCATTTGGTCAATAATATCTTGAAGTTCTTTGCCTCCGCCTTTGCCTTTTTCTTGGAGTTCGCGTTTCATTTTCTCCATAGCTTTACGGATAGCGGCTTGTTTGGCGGCCATTTCGGCAAATTGTTTACTAGAGGGCGATTGGCCATTTTTCATCATTTGCTCTAGTCTTTGCAATTGTTCTTGTAGGCTCTTTTGCATTTCCTTCATACCGCCCATATTGGGTTCGCTACCTTTTTCGCCTTTGCCTTTGCCATCGCTACCAGGTTTGCCTTGGCCACCTGGTTTCTCGCACATCTGCTCGCCAGCCATTTCGCTAGCCATTTGCTGTTGCATTTGGTCCATAGATTCGCTGAGCATAAGGGCCAGATCATTGATATAAGTCATGCTATATTGTTGTTGGACCATAGCGGGGCGTTTTTGGCGTTCCTCCAACAAGTCGATACTTTTATTCAAGGTCTTTTTGGTGTCATTGACCTTTTCGGTAATAAAGCTTTCGAGTTGATAAACTCTTTTGGCTAGAGCCTGCAAACTATCCTCCACCTGCTTAAAATCATCTTTGATTTTGTATTGCTTTTGGACCAGTTTGACATATTTGGGGGTATTGGGCAAAGTATTTTGTACCTCATCGATCAGGGCTTCTTGATCAAAAGAGAGGTCCACCAAATTTTCGAGCAATTGGCGCATAGCTTTTACATCTTGCTCCATCTGCTGCATTTGGTTCATGCCCATCATATCCTCCATTTCCTTGGCCATTTGCTTCATCTTTTTAGAAGCATTTTTTTGTGATTTAGCGGCCTGTTTATTTTGCTTTTGCTTGAGCTGCTTAGAAGAGTTCTCCAAGTTTTCTTGGGTTTCTTTCTTCTGTTCCTTGAGGTCCTCATTCTCCATTTCCATTGGCTGATCGAGTTCTTCGTTTTTCTCTTTCGCCTTGTCCATTTTGTCTTGAATCTCTTCGAACTTCTTATTGATCTCCTCTTGTTTTTGCTCTAGTTCTTTTTGCTCTTCAGCAGATTGTTGCTCGCCTTCTTTTTGCTCCGTTTCTTCGGCCAGTTCTTCTTGTTCTTCGGCCAATTGTTCGAGTTCTTCTTTGGCGTCCATCATTTCTTTTTCCACCTCCATTTTCTTGAAGAGGCTGAGCATGCGGTCCAATTCGTCTTTCACTTCTTCCTCGTTCATCTCCATATTTTCGAGTTGTTCGAGGACCTCATTTTTATCCATTTTGTCCAGCATCTCCTCCATCTTTTCAAAGAGTTCTTTCATCTCATCTGACATGACTTCTTCAAAAAGCTTTTCGATCATTTCCTGTTTTTTGAGCAACTCTTCATCTGGTTTTTGATATTGTTCTTGCTGCTCTTTATTCTCTTGGAAATTCTGCTGGGCGTTTTGGATTTTCTCCTGTGTTTCTTTCTGTTGTTGGATGAGCTTTTCGATTTCTCGGCGGTCTTGCCAGTTTAGCTCATTTTTCTGCAATACATTTTCCTTGGCCTCTTTGATTGCTCGTTTGAGTTTCTCCATTTCGGCCATGGCTTCTTCTAGGTCCGACTTAATCGCTTGGTCATTTTTCTCCTCTTGGGCCTTCATTTCTTCTACGGTAGCCATTTGGTAAACCATCATGCTCGTTTTAGAAGATTTGCTTCCCTGTACCCCATCATTGTCCCAAACCTGAAAGTAATAGCTGAGTTTATCGCCAGGTTCTAGTCCCAAATTGCGCAAGTTGAGGGCATAGCGATAAGTCGTTTGTTTATCACTGAGAATCGGCAGCGGATCTCTTTCTTGGCGTAAAATTTTGCCATCTCGTTCAATCGTATAATGAAACCCTAAGCTATTTAGGCCATAATCATCAGAGGCTGAGCCTGCGAAGTAAATTACTTTACTATCTGTGCTATCGGCAAACTTCTCCAATTCAATTTGGGGATAGAGATCGGGAATAACGGTAATGCTATAATTCAAGGAGTCTCCCATAGGCAATTTAGCATTAGAGAGATAGATTTTATAGCTACCATCAGCTTGTAATTGGCGCTTGAAGCTAAAATCTTGGCGGCCAGAGCGCTCTGCTTCTTGGCGTTCTTCTCCTGCAAAGCGAAGGGCTAGTTCATCGGTAAAATTGGCAGAGAACAACCATTCTACTTTGGTGCCTGCGGGAACCACTAGATCGCCTACATTATCTAGGGTTTCATCTTTGCGGCCCGTATAAGCTGGAAAATCTAGGGCGGTTTGGAAATTCAGCAAATTGGGTTTTTCCAAAACGTTCATGCTATAGCTCTTAGAGCTAAAGCCATTGGCTTGAAAGCGGAAATTCAGATCTTCCTGCACCTTAGGGAAGACATAGCGAAATTGGGTAGGGCTCAGTTTCTCCATCTTAAACTGATAATTGTCTACCTCAATAAATACCTCTGCGGGTAAAGCTCCTTTTTCTTCAATATCTACCAACAACTCAAAATCTTCATATTGCACTAGTTTTTGGTCCAAATTGCGAGGCGAAAAGCCAAAGAGCGCTTGGCGCTCAAACTCTTCATTATTAGAAAGGATACGGCCCGTACTATTTTGCACAATATTGGAAAAGACCAATAGTCCAAAAAAGATGAACAAAGGCGGCAATACAAAACGCAAATACTTGCGGTTTTTGCGCAAATCAATGGCCTTTTGGAAAGGCACCGGGGCCAGCTCCACTGTTTTTTGGTTGATAGCAGCTAGCAACAAAGCGCTATTTTCTGCTTGGGCCTGTTGATTGAGCTGCAAAACATTGAGCAACTTATCTTGTACATTAGTAAAATGTTGGCCTACAATCTGGGCCGCCTTTTCGTGTGAAATGACCTTACCCAAACGGAAATATTGCAGTAAGGGCCAAAGTACCCAATAACTAAGGCCTAGTCCAGCCAAAGCCACAAAGCTATAAAACAAGCTTTTGCGGAAAGCCATAGAAGAGACCGAAGAGGTGAAAACATAATGCTCTAGAAGCACAAAGGTCACCCAAATTACAGAAATCAGGGCCAAGCTATGCAAGCTGCCCCGAATCAAGTTATTGAGGTAGTATTTTCGAATAAACGCATCAAGTTTATGGAGTAGCGTCTGATATTGGTTCATAATGAGTGCTTTTTTCTAAATTGGAGTTCCCTATATAATAATACGATTTTTATTAAGAAAGGCCCTCCCTTTTAGAAAACTTTAAAGCGCTAAACTTTAGTAAAACAGGCTATTTTGGCCCAATTCGACGACCGAAGGGAGGAGCGGCCTAGCGATGTGCAGCAGTGGCCCGTAGGGCCAGACCAAGCGGGCGCAGCCCGCGCAGGGCCGAGCGAATAGCGAGCTGCGAAACGTAGCGCCGCAAGGCGTAGCCGTAGCGGAGGCCCCAAAACCGCCTACTTATTCCTTTCTTTAGGCTTGGCGTTCAAGCTGAAAAAGCTTAGTAGGCTAGCGATTAGTGTGGGTAAAAAAATGTTAATTAGCCAAAGGGTAAAACTGGCCCAAAGGATATGATCGGCGGCGATAGGGGCCAAAAAATGGAGCGAAAGCGAGGCCCGAGCCAGTAGGGCCAGGGAGGCGGGAATCGGCAGGGCCGTTTGGGCCAAAAAGACCAATTGCACGCCCGTAAAGCTCAGTAAAAAAGGAGCTCGAGCGCCAAAAGCGTAGAGCAAGGCCACATTTTGGAGAATATAGCAGCTATAGCGGAGCAAGGAAAGGCCCAAAACGGCGGTCAAATTGCGTTTGGGCAAATTGAGTTTTAAGAAGGTATATTTTTGCAAAAAGGTCCAGCGCGACCAAAATTGCGGACCAAAAAAATACAGGCCCAACAAGAGCAACAAAAGCGGAGGCAAAACCCCATACAGCCAATATTTTTGGGCCAATAACCAGCTGGGAATCGGCAATTGGGTACTTTCTCGATAGACCAAAGCCAGTAATCCAGCCGCCACCAAAACAATCCATTGGGCCAGGCTACCAAAGGCGCTAGACGACAGACTTTGGGCTCGAAGTTCCTTGGGTAAATAGAGTAAACGGCCCGCATGTTCGCCTATTCGGTTGGGGGTAAATACGCCCAAGGCCAAGCCCATAAAAACGGCTTTCAGGGCTCGGTAAAAAGCCATAGGTGCGCCCAGCAAAACTCGCCATTTTTGGGCCTCCAAAGCCCAATTGAGGGGAAGGAGCAAAAGGGCCAAAGAAAAATAGGCCAAAGAAAACTCCGCCTGAAAGCGTTGCCAAGAGAGGGGCGGCAGCTCCGCTGCCGCCCGCTGCCACTGCTGCTTGAGCAGGTAGGCAAGAGCGACAAACAAAAGGAGCTGCAACAAAAAACGCAGTCCCTTATTGGCCCAAAGCGTTTGGAGCAGGAAACGAAAGCGGTTGCCCATTAGCCCTTGCGTTTGGGGTTATTATTGAGGAAATCGCCCCAGCCCTTATAGCGTTTGCCGCCTTTGCTAGCCGAACTACCTTGCAAATAATGACAATAGGCCACACCTACGGCATCCGTGGCATCTAAGAAATCGTGATGAAAATCGCCTTTAATCAGATGGGGCAACATGGCCGCTACTTGCTCTTTGCTAGCGGCGCCCTTGCCCGTTACGGCCTTTTTGATGCTTCGGGGACTATATTCTGTTACGCTTAGGCCATGATTGCCCATCACGGCCATGACCGCCCCCTGCGCCCGCCCTAATTTGAGCATCGACTGGGCATTTTTGCCATAAAAAGGATCTTCTAAGGCGCCTGTAGAAGGTTCATAATATTGAATCAGGCGATCTAGCTCGCTATAAATGAAACTCATCTTTTCGGCCTGGCTGTCCATCTTGCGCATATCCAAAACGCCCATACTTAGCAGCTCCACCTTGGGGCCATTGGCTTTTAAAAAGGCGTAGCCGAGCAAAATAGAGCCAGGGTCTACCCCCAAGATGATTTTTGTTTTCTTTGGCACAGTGATTCTGATTAACAAAAAAGGCCAATAGTGCGAACTACTGGCCTTTTTCTATTTGCTTTATTTACTTATTTATCTCTAAAGTAGAGTTTAAGCGGTACTCCGGTAAAATCGAAGCGAGCTCGCAAGCTGTTCTCCAAATACTTTTTGTAAGATTCTGAAACATGCTTAGGGTGATTACAGAAAAATACAAAAGAAGGATAAGCCGTAGGCAATTGGACCATGTACTTGATCGAGATCATGCGGCCCCGATAAGCGGGGGGATGATAAGCAGCCAAGGTTTCTTCCAAAAAGGTATTCAATTTAGAAGTAGAAATCCGTTTACTGCGGTTTTCATGTACCTCAATAGCCACATCAATGGCTTTAAGTACCCGCTGCTTCTCCAAAACAGAGATAAAGACGATGGGCACATCGCTAAAGGGCGCAATGCGCTCGCGGATGTGGTCCTCATATTCTTTGAGGGTATTGGTGCTTTTCTCCACCAAATCCCACTTATTGACAAAGATGACAATTCCTTTGTTGTTCTTGATCGCTAGGCGGAAGATATTGAGGTCTTGCGCCTCAATTCCCTTACTAGCATCTAGCATCAACACACAGATATCAGCAGATTCCAAAGAGCGAATGGCTCTCAAGACCGAGTAAAACTCTAAATCCTCTTTTACCGAGCGCTTACGGCGCAAACCCGCTGTATCAACCAAGATAAATTCTTGTCCAAATTTATTGTAATGCGCATGCACGCTATCACGAGTAGTACCAGCAATATCGGTAACAATAGAGCGCTCTTCATCCAAAAGGAGATTGACAAAAGAAGACTTTCCTGCATTGGGACGTCCCACAATAGCAATATGCGGAAGGCGGTTCTCTTCTTCTGGAATACCCGGAATAATATCCGTCAAAGCATCCAATAAGTCTCCGGTTCCCGCTCCAGAAGTCGAGCTAATAGGATAAAGGTTATCAAATCCCATGGCCCAAAACTCATGAATCATGAGCTGACGCTCACTATTATCTACTTTATTCACAGCCAACAAAACAGGTTTGTTGATCTCTTTGAGCAAGCGGCCCACCTGCGCATCTAGGTCGGTAATTCCCGTTTCTACATCTACCATAAATACTACGACCTGCGCCTCTTCAATGGCCATGCGCACCTGCTGACGGATCGCCGCCGCAAATACATCTTCTCCATCGCCAATAAATCCACCGGTATCTACCAAATGAAAACGCTTGCCGTTCCATTCTGTCGAGCCATATTGTCGGTCACGGGTTACGCCGCTCACATCATCTACAATTGCCTGACGCATCCCCAACATACGGTTAAAAAAGGTCGATTTTCCTACATTGGGCCGCCCTACAATGGCTACCAAATTTTCCATATCTTCTATAATGATTAAGTTCGTCTGAAGTCTGTCGGCCCAAGTTTTCTAGACCAACTGCTGTATAGTTCGCATTCAGCCCACAAAGATAAGCATATTTCACTGACCCGCTTATTTTTAGCTTTTTTTCTTTTTGGGGCCTCCCGCCTTCGGCGGGCGCTACGTTCCGCAGCTCGCTCTTCGCTCGGCCCTTCGCCGCTTTCAGCGGCTTGGTCTGGCCTGACGGCCACTGCTACACATCGCTAGGCCAGGCGCTACGCGCCTCTGCTGCCGCATCGGTTACTCCCTTCGGTCGTCGAACGGCGCCCTAAAGGGCTTGTTGTGGCCAGGCGCTATGCGCCTAAATGGCCGAAAGAATATGGGCTACTTTGGCCAAGCTCGGACTAATTTCAATGTTGTGTTTAGTAGATTGCTCAAAGGGAACTTCAACAACTTGTTTGTGCTGTACCCCTATCATAATTCCTTTTTTGTTTTCCAACAAGGCTTCTACGGCACCAATCCCCATTTGGGCAGCCAGCACACGGTCGGCACAGGTAGGCGTTCCCCCTCGCTGAATATGGCCCAAAACAGTCACTCGGCTTTCTTCATAAGGGACCTTATCTTGCACTTGCTTGGCCAATTCAAAAGCTCCACCAGCATCATCGCCTTCTGCCACAACAATAATACAAGAGTGTTTGTGCTTCTCGTGATATTCTCCAATTTGCTGAATCAACAAAGGGATGTCCGTTTCTACTTCAGGGACCAAAATGGCCTCTGCCCCACCAGCAATACCCGAACGCATGGCAATAAAACCCGCATCTCGGCCCATAACTTCCACAAAAAACAAACGATTGTAGGCCTCTGCCGTATCTCGGATTTTATCAATGGCTTCTAAGGCCGTATTGATAGCCGTATCATAACCCAAAGTATAATCGGTACCATATAAATCATTGTCTATGGTACCAGGAATGCCCACAAAGGGTATTTCGGGATGCTCTTCCATAAAGACCGTAGCCCCCTTAAAAGAACCATCGCCTCCAATGACTACTACCCCATCTACTCCAGCTGCTTGCAATTGTTCAAAGGCTTTTTGGCGACCTTCGGGCGTCATGAATTCGGCAGAGCGGGCAGAGCCCAAAATGGTCCCACCTCTATTGATAATGCCTTGCACCCCTTCACGGTCCAAGGGAACAAAATCTCCCGAAATCATTCCCGCATATCCTCTTCTTATGCCCAGTACCTCTACCTGATTATATATAGCAGCTCGCACCACGGCACGGATGCAAGCATTCATTCCAGGCGAATCGCCTCCAGATGTAAAAACAGCTATTTTTTTCATGCTTTTTGTTTTTTTGGCCCCAAAAAAGGTGGTCAAGCTGCCTAAAATACAGTTTTCTCTTCCCTTTTTCAGTTTTATTTTGATAAATTGCTGAGCTTTTGCCTCGCAAAAAGCCAGAACGACTATTCTTGATGGCCCTTCTTTTTCTTTAAAAAGATGGCATTTTTTTGTGCCCAGGGCCCAACTTAAAATATTTTGACTATGACAGAAAAAGAAAAGCATTCTAAAAACAACCCCAGACAGTGGTCTAAAATTAAGGCGGAGAACTCTTGGACCATGTTCAAGGTCATTGCAGAATTTGTAGATGGCTACGAACGCCTCAACGATATTGGTCCCTGCGTTTCTATTTTTGGCTCGGCTCGCACCAAGCCCGACAACCGCTACTATAAACTAGCTACCGAAATTGCCAAATTGATGGTCAATGAAGGCTATGGTATTATTACAGGTGGTGGCCCCGGTATTATGGAAGCCGCTAACTTGGGCGCCAAGCAAGCAGGTGGTCCTTCTGTAGGACTCAATATTGACCTTCCTTTTGAGCAAGGCCATAACGACTATATCGACAACGACAAGATTTTTAACTTCAAGTACTTCTTCATCCGCAAAGTGATGTTTGTGAAGTATGCGCAAGCCCTTGTAGTGCTTCCTGGTGGTTTTGGTACCATGGACGAACTCTTTGAGGTCCTTACTTTGGTCCAAACCCATAAGAGCTCTCCTGTTCCCATCATTTTGGTAGGTTCTGAGTTCTGGACTGGCCTAAAGGATTGGATCAAAAACGTGATGCTAGAACAAGAGCATAATGTAAGCCCCAAAGATTTGGATCTTATGCCCATTACCGATGATCCCAAAGAGGTGGTCCGCATTATCAATGAGTTTTATGCGCATGAAGACCTCAAGCCTAAATTGAATCTGCTCTAAACGAGCCGAGGAATGACAAATAAAAGTGCCCCCGCTGCCAATGGCAGCGGGGGCACGCTTTTATAAGGTCCAGAGGCGCGCAGCGCCTGGCCACAACAAGCCCTTTAGGGCGCAGTTCGACGACCGAAGGGAGTAACCGATGCGGCAGCAGAGGCGCGCAGCGCCTGGCCTAGCGATGTGCAGCAGTGGCCGAAGGCCAGACCAAGGCGGCTTTGCCGCCGCAGGGCCGAGCGAACAGCGAGCTGCGAAACGTAG
This window contains:
- the pfkA gene encoding 6-phosphofructokinase, which produces MKKIAVFTSGGDSPGMNACIRAVVRAAIYNQVEVLGIRRGYAGMISGDFVPLDREGVQGIINRGGTILGSARSAEFMTPEGRQKAFEQLQAAGVDGVVVIGGDGSFKGATVFMEEHPEIPFVGIPGTIDNDLYGTDYTLGYDTAINTALEAIDKIRDTAEAYNRLFFVEVMGRDAGFIAMRSGIAGGAEAILVPEVETDIPLLIQQIGEYHEKHKHSCIIVVAEGDDAGGAFELAKQVQDKVPYEESRVTVLGHIQRGGTPTCADRVLAAQMGIGAVEALLENKKGIMIGVQHKQVVEVPFEQSTKHNIEISPSLAKVAHILSAI
- the der gene encoding ribosome biogenesis GTPase Der, with the protein product MENLVAIVGRPNVGKSTFFNRMLGMRQAIVDDVSGVTRDRQYGSTEWNGKRFHLVDTGGFIGDGEDVFAAAIRQQVRMAIEEAQVVVFMVDVETGITDLDAQVGRLLKEINKPVLLAVNKVDNSERQLMIHEFWAMGFDNLYPISSTSGAGTGDLLDALTDIIPGIPEEENRLPHIAIVGRPNAGKSSFVNLLLDEERSIVTDIAGTTRDSVHAHYNKFGQEFILVDTAGLRRKRSVKEDLEFYSVLRAIRSLESADICVLMLDASKGIEAQDLNIFRLAIKNNKGIVIFVNKWDLVEKSTNTLKEYEDHIRERIAPFSDVPIVFISVLEKQRVLKAIDVAIEVHENRSKRISTSKLNTFLEETLAAYHPPAYRGRMISIKYMVQLPTAYPSFVFFCNHPKHVSESYKKYLENSLRARFDFTGVPLKLYFRDK
- a CDS encoding TIGR00730 family Rossman fold protein, producing the protein MTEKEKHSKNNPRQWSKIKAENSWTMFKVIAEFVDGYERLNDIGPCVSIFGSARTKPDNRYYKLATEIAKLMVNEGYGIITGGGPGIMEAANLGAKQAGGPSVGLNIDLPFEQGHNDYIDNDKIFNFKYFFIRKVMFVKYAQALVVLPGGFGTMDELFEVLTLVQTHKSSPVPIILVGSEFWTGLKDWIKNVMLEQEHNVSPKDLDLMPITDDPKEVVRIINEFYAHEDLKPKLNLL